The genomic window GTGCGCTTggctgctaatgttagcaattGCGTTAGCTCGGTGTTATTATTGGCcgaagttgtgtgtgtttactttagGTGTGATGAAATCCCACAGCAGGTGGGTcgtgaaacatttttttatcaaattGATAGCTGACGATTGAAGTAACTTTAAGTTTTTCTCCATCTAATAACGCTTGATATCTGACCTAGGAAGCCACTAGGACGTCTAGGTTAACTAGCTAGCTTCGGTCTAGTTAGCAGACGTGAGGAAAAACTCTTTCCGTTTAATTAAGCCTTGTTTATTTGGCAAGTTAAATATCAACCCACCGTTGCTCATAATGGTTAATGAATCGATTAACTTCACAGCACTGGATGTGAAATACAATGTAAACCCTTATTGGCTTAAACGAACTTTTTGGACTTAAACTAAACCGTCCATATGTGAAAtcctataaaaaaataattgatatGTTTTTTGTATTCTATGTCTGCCGTATGTTAAAACGACAAACGTTTAAACGTAAcaagacacatttctttttaccttAATTTGAATCTAAAAATTCAGAATCCATCTGGCCGGCAACAAAAACGACTTAATTTGTCGTTTAAAGTAATCATACTTTCTTAATCAAATGTCTAGGCCGGTTTTGATTTCACCAGCATCGCCTCCACAAAAAACGTCACACTGATGGTTAATTTCACTTTCTCCATGCCACCACGAGCCTAACGGGCATGACGTTGAACTCGTTCCAAACTTGTTTTCTCATCGTTACTTGTAGAGAAAAAAATTGAAGATGGACTGTTATCAAAGAGGACGAGCATGGGGGAAGCTCGTCAAAGTGGACTCCAGTGACACTGTCCTGCTTTTCAACAGGGAATGCACGGTGGGCAGGAAAAAAGGTTGGTTAATTTATATATGCAATTtattctggaaaataaatatgtctttGCCTTCACTCGTATGTCTTAAGACTTTTAGAATGTTTGAACCTGCGACAAAAGCTCAAGATGTGGGCAGTCTATTCACAAAAGACAGCCCTGTCTGTAGCATAGACGTTGCTGTCAGTGTCTGGAGCCCTTAAAAACCTCCCCCTTGAAAACACAAAGCCTTCTTTAGTGCACCAAACTTAGACAGCCCCTTGTGATGATAACAAAAGGCGTCCATTGAGCACATGTGTGCAGAATAttaagtagttttttttgtgtaaggGCTTTTGCTTAAGAAAAGGTTAGCTCTATATTCCCCCCTATGTCTGCTTTGTTGTTGAGAGCTTTTGGTGTCTACTTTTTTGCAATGCAAAGCGACTTGCCTTAATTGGTGAGCATATGTCTGGGCAATAAAGGGCTTCAAATTAAATTTCCATATAACACAGTTTCAGgtgaatattatataatatatttactatagggctgcacggtggtgtagtggctagcactgtcgcctcacagcaagagggccgcaggttcgattcccggtcggagcggtccttctgtgtggagtttgcatgttctccccgtggcagcgtgggttctctccgggctctccggcttcctcccacagtccaaagacatgctgcaggttaattgatctctaaattgcccataggtgtgaatgtgagagtgaatggttgtatgtccctacatgtgccctcgatggactggcggcctgtccagggtgtcccctgccttcgccctatgtcagctgggataggctccagcgcccccgcgaccctaatgaggataagcggtattgaaaatggatggatggatggatatttacTATATAGGCTAAATATGTAAAACTATATTGCCATATCATAACAAGAATGGCTGCTAATTTGTTTTGGAATAGTTAGAGGGGggaacaaaatgaaatgtacatGAAAACATGTGTTGTCATTTTCTCAAACGGATGCATATTTTAACGGTAAAACGGTTAAAAATATGGTCAACTAACGGTCAACTCTTATACTCCCCCAAAAGGGGCCCTAAAAGGCTGATACTTTCATTAAGTAGATTCTGTATTGGAGAGCCAAAGTAATCTGTATCATGTCTAATCTGTGTTTTCTTATTGTGCTACCAGGATGTTATCTGTCCTTCCCAGCCAACAAACTGGTCTCAGGGGAGCACTGCAAGATTGTGCAAGATGAAAGCTCTGGGCTGGTTTGGCTTGAAGACACAAGGTACCAGAATTTAAATTGAACAAACCATATTTCAGAAACGCACAAAACTATTTACATTGTCCAGTGACATGTCCAATtgcatgtatgtttgtatgtgctGTAGCACTAATGGTACAGTGATCAACATGTCCAAACTGGTGAAGAAGCAAACTCACATGCTACAGACCGGCGATGTCATCTACTTTGTCTACAGGAAAAGTGAGCCAGAACAAAGTAAGTTAATTTTTTAAGCCAATAATGTTTATGAATTTATAAGAAGGAAAGACGGATAACATCTTCTCTTGTCCCCCTGTAGACATTGCCTACGTTTACCACTCAATCCAAATGGAGCATGCTAATTCAGAACATAGTTATGGTAAGGAGCCAGGTAGTTCCCCACAACTCTTTTTACAAAAGTACTTGTATTCCACAGCTGTTAACAGGTACTTACCCCCACCCTGTATCTAAACTTCAGACATGGAGGGGTCAGCCCACAGTCCTGCCCCTGTTCCACCTTCAGAGATGTCGCTCTCTGTGGAGCCTGTAATGCTCACCAAGGCTTCTGTGGAGGATCCTcagccctccacctcctcttcccgCTTCTGCATCGGGAGCCCGACCACGTCTGGTCCCGTGGCAACCACAGCCGGTCCTGCTTTGAGTAGGTTATCTGCTGACACACTACTGAAGAGGCCTGATTATCAGCTTTCCCTCTGGAAATTAACTCTGCGTCACTGTAGCATCATATTTAACGGACAGATATCAGTTTTATCGGTCTTCCGTAAAGAAAGCACacaagcatatttcccaaaatgataaactattccttttaaaGGCACAAGTAACAACAGTATAAAGAGTACTTAATGTGGCCTGGAAATAAAATCATGATATTGCATAGTATTTcaaatgatgataataatataacttTAGTAGAAAAATGTTCAGCTTGCGTGGTTACATTTATTCTGCCACGCCCtgtattgttttatgtgtgATAGGTGGTGGAGTCCCAGGGTGttagaggagcagacagaggcaGAGCTGGGACTCTTCTAAATTAACCCTCAGATCACAGTCATTGATGTAAACAGACCTGCTGATGTTAGTCAATTGATTGCAACTGAATAATACTGAACTTTAAACTAACTTAAACTCAAACTGTGTTGGGCAAAACGTGTCCAGCTGGTGATTATCAGCGAGTCGcttatttgttttatacatttacttCCTGACAGCCATTTCCATCCACTGTTACCAGCCTTTAAAAACTCAGAAGGTTGATTTATAATTTCCGGGACATTGGGTCATGCTGCTCTGGCTAATTACCCGCAAAATGACGTATGTTTGATTGAACTAAGATCAGTCAATGGCAACTGGGGCCAATGCACTTATTAGAGGATGGAGTAAGTGttctttgttgtggtttataCCTCTTCTTTATTTCTCTGAAGGTAATGTTATCACTCCTCCACAGTGGAGCTGCTATATGAAGCAACTCCATTCTTCCAGCGTCTAATCACGTCAAAACTAGCCGTTTGAAGTATTGACAGTATTTGATCCAAGTCTATTTTTTCTCCATATTATCAGACCTGGCTAAAGATGCTGCCCCAGCACATGAGAAAGACATGGACAACATGGAGCCAGAaagcaagaagaggaagactgATGACAGTAAGTTCTTTTATTTGAGATTTACCTGGTTTTCCTTGATTCCTCACATTTCAATTTTGGGCGACTAGTACAAGCAGCGCTCTGATCGTTTCCTGACCTGGAAATTGTGTCTGTAGTATTTTAGTGGAGTGTACGGTGCTAACTTGTAATGGTATTTTGGGTAGACTTTTCACCACATCTGTTTCTGGCGTAATCCAGCACATTAGGGATTTAACaagagcaaacaaactaaatacttGGAGCAAATGCACTGAAATGACAAATTAATACTTAAAATGCTAATTAAGTATGTTAATTAAATGACTCCCCAGCCAGAAGATATAATTAAATCcgaaacataaaatataatttaatgtgGTTTAAAGCAGGAACATCAGTAAGCAGTTGGCCTTTATCAAATAATCTGGTTGATTCTTACAATATCTGCTTTATTCTGTATGAGGAGCTTctccttcagttcattaaaTCCCTGCAGCCAACAGAAGGCAGCAGGACCGTTGAAGCTACTTCAGAATACTTGGTATTCGGCCTTATGTGTGAAACAGTGGATTACGGGAGCTCATTATTACTATGCTTCATAACCTCCTTTCAAACTTAAAACATAGACTGTATAAAAACTGCTTTATCGCATTGAAGATAAGATATAACAGAAACAGTGTTGTATTTATGCAATCATATCACCaacacgttttatttatttttcttgcttCTATAAttattgtactttattaactGTCAAAACACCACACCATCTGCCTCTGGTGGCACATTTGTGGTGTTGAGCATTGACCTTATGCTCGTCTGCACCATCCAGATAACAATATCATTTCTTGGAGAAGCCAATTCTTCACCTGTTGAACTGATTCGATTCCGAGCTGTGAGACCAGTGATGTGACTGTGATGTGTATTATTTAATCAACACACTCTTTAAATTCCTTTAAGCCAGCACTTTGTCACTTTGCACTGCTGCACAAACATGAAGCAGGATAGCTGGTGTGCTTGAGATGCCCACACAGTCTGTGTGCCCAAGACCTACCATTTCACACTTGGACCAATAAAATatgtctctttaagacctttaCTTACTTTTGTTACAACCTTAAGCTCAGTCTAAATGTAGAACATATTTACCGTTATTGTGTTTACAGTTAAAGATTATGATTTGGACTCGCCAAAAACCTCCAGCACAGAAGCGGTGTGTTCAACTAAGGGAGGTCTTTCGTCTAAACTAACTGTGGAAGTGACTAAGACggacaagatggaggagagCCTGACATGTGTTATTTGTCAAGACCTGCTGCATGACTGTGTCAGGTAAGAATTCAAGGACCCTTCCATCTGCAAAGATATCCAAGAGTATGGGCTTGAACCCTACTTTGTGGGCTTGTAAGTCACTTTGCATACATGCAGCAAAGTTTATTCAATTCTAAGTCTCTTGTTTTTGCTTTAGCTTGCAGCCTTGCATGCATGTCTTCTGTGCCGCCTGCTACTCAGGCTGGATGGAGCGCTCTTCTCTTTGCCCCACCTGCCGCTGCCCTGTGGAGAAGATTCGTAAGAACCACATCCTCAACAACTTGGTAGAGGCCTACCTCATCCAGCACCCAGGTTTGCACAGATAAAGAGCATTTTAATAGCACCTTTTAATCATCACACCAAAAGGCTAGTACCTTAATTGCCTTCAACTGAAAAGGTTGTAAGTGGATGTGAAAATAGCTCTTACATAACAAGCATTTGAGAATTGTTTTCCACCCAGGCTGGTAGAGATTAAAACGAGAGAAGGAATGGCATGGAAGCAAGACCTGCTTACCTTGTATAACTTCCAAAATGGTAATAGATACTGACTTTGTATTTTCTGTCCCACAGAAAAGTGCCGCAGTGATGAGGACCTGAAGAGCATGGAACGCCGTAACAAGATAACTCAGGACATGTTGCAGCCAAAGGTTGAGCGCTCTTTCTCAGATGAGGAGGGCAGTTCAGATTACCTCTTCGACCTTTCTGACAATGACAGCGACTCCTCAGACATTGGGTACGgtctgaatgtttgtttttgtaggaAACCGGTGTTAGTTTTGGCACctgacttttttaaaattgtgttttatattatagTCTGAATCATTTGACGAAAGTGTAGATTATTTTTTGCTAATTTTTTGACGATTGTTAGTCATTTGATTTTGCTTTTTAGTCTATTTTTTGTCAGATACTTTTTAGTCTAGTTTTTGttagttattttttttcctttttagagGAGATGCTAAAGTGGCAGATAATCTAGTGATATTTTTGGTCAAAGTATggttacctttttattttatcggtaaaatctgtaaatgttcttgttttttgtgaTAAACTTATCCATGTGGGAAACATTTGCTAGATATTAAACTCCTATGTTGCATAGGCAATGATTAAAAAAATCGATACAAAGTGAAATATCTTGAATCATCAGCTGAATTTGAGTAATCGGAAGGTGTGAAAATGTTCACAGATCTATAGAAGGCCATAAATATGCATACAAAGTGTGTATTCATGCACTGTAcgaacaaaaaaatagaaacatttacTCCATGACATGGAAAAGCAATAAATGTTGATAGCCTGTTGTCTGCTTGTGTAGTAAATAACTTCTCCATGggatgcttttcttttgtcccCAGTCAGCCTATGGTGATGTGCCGGCAGTGTCCTGGCTACAGGAGGGAGGCCAGTCAGATGCTGTTTGCTACAGGTTCCAACTACTGGCTCCCTTGTCTGCCAGCCCCACCTCCTATACCTCCTCCACCCAAACCGGCAACTGAAGAGAGGCCTGCAACACCCACAGGGGAGCAGCCTTCAACATCCTCTGCCATCCCCCCAGGTGATTATGGGTGTATATTAGATTGGAATATCAGTTGCTAAAGTTAGACTTTTCACTGGATGGCAAATTGCAGGGTACAGCGTTCTGTTATTATCCTAATACCAAAAGCTAGATTTACAGTGTGTAAACGCATCTGTAAACCCACTTCGTCGAAAAAGCTTTTTCTGCTCCTGTCCTGTCTGCAGCTTCTCAGGAGTACCGCTGCCTCCCTCATGGCTGCCATCTCATCTGCACCTGCTGCCTCCAGCCAATGCCAGACAGACGGGCCGAGTCCAACAGCGAGCAGGTTATTGCTCAACGATGTGAGTGGTTCTTGTTAGTCCCTCTGCAAAGAGGTAATGTAATGTGGTTGATGCAACTATACTGTCCTTCAGAAAACTGCATTTAACCAGAGTTAAATAGAAATTGAGTACACTGCATAGGTAATATAAGCCAGTCAGTGCTGGTAGACTTTAACTTGTGTAGCTTTGCCATGCATCCACGTGTATGGATAGATTGTCGTACAAACCCCGTTCTACACTTCATGCTGCACACatcacatgctgtgtgtgtgtgtgttgacaggtGCGCAGTGCCAGCGACCCTTCTGTCATATGTACTGGGGTTGCCAGAGGATCGGCTGCCAAGGCTGTCTGGCTCGATTCAGTGGTATGTATCCGTTTCAGCAAAACAGCCCCAGGCGATCTCCACTGTTGGGCTTATTGCTGGGTAGTAGGCTTCGACCAGTAAGGGATTTCTTTGGGCTGACTGTAATATACCTTTAAATTGAATGGGGTGATTCTCAAATAGTGTCCAAATCTAATATTTGTAATGATTGTCAGCCTCAGATTATAAGCACAGTGTGTTTCCCACAAACAGCATTTTTGtgtgaaagaaatgtattttagaaCAAGCGGAGTATACCATGTAAGCATGTAATCACTAATAATGATGTAATAACTAGATccagggctgcacggtggtgtagtggctagcactgtcgcctcacagcaagagggccgcgggttcaattcccggtcggagcggtccttctgtgtggagtttgcatgttctccccgtggcagcgtgggttctctccgggctctctggcttcctcccacagtccaaagacatgctgcaggttaattgatctctacaTTGCCCATAGgagtgaatgtgagagtgaatggttgtatgtccctacatgtgccctcgatggactggcggcctgtccagggtgtcccctgccttcgccctatgtcagctgggataggctccagcgcccccgcgaccctaatgaggatacgcggtattgaaaatggatggatggatggataactaGATCCAGTTTTAGTTTAAATGCTTAATACACAGTTCAACAGTAATGTAGAGCGACTCAGTGATTTATGTCCAGTGTGGAGGAAACATGCTTTAGAAGCTGAGATGAGAACTTAGAGAACTCGCAGAGCTCTTGAGAGCTTTCTGTGATATACACTGTTGTTCAGCGGTTTGGAATTACCTGTttatattgatgtttttctACTTTCCTTTAATAATGGCTATTGAAACAGACATTAAAACAGTATTATTCcgacacacaaatacagttttTACATGTTAAAAACTTTTGGAAGAAGGATTAAACGATTCAAACTTGTGTTGCGAGACAGGGGAGAATACTATTGCAAAATTAATTCAAGATGTTACAGTCCATAAAAGCATAAGTTATCGCATGATCATTATTGAACCATAACGGTGCAATTGGGCACTAAATATGTTGGGaagctgtttttctttgggAACTCTGCAGTCTACTCAGTGGTTAGATTAAATAGCTTAAAACATTTGACAGTCTATGTTCCGCTCAAAGTGTTGACCTGACGCTAACCTTCTCTTTCTATTGTGAATTTTAAAGAACAGCTTTGTTAATTCCAGCTTGCTAAAGGCATTATTATTGTGCACTTGACACGAGAACAGGAACCTGTTTAAGTCTACTCACTTTTCGATGCTGAGCTTCCAGTTTCTTTTAGCCATGACTAGTGGTTTCTCCTATTCTTATTGAACTGGTGCTAAGagatgtctttgtctctttctgccctTTCAGTTGTCAGTCTGGTTGAACCATTGTACAGCGATTTGTTatacaacactttttttttttgtaaagagaGCTTTCTCCAACCTAAAATGCATGAAACACCATTCAGCCATCTGATTTGTAATTAATCAAACTTTTTTTGGCAGGAAAATCCAACCTTTTGAAAGGATGCTCAGCTTCTCAGATGTATTGGTACTTCTATTTTAAGTGTGCTAAATGTTTGACTGTTACagcaatcttttatttatttcagagcTCAATCTGACGGATAAATGCCTGGATGGTGTGCTGAACAACAATAACTATGAATCGGACATCCTCCAGGTAAGATgttaattgtatttgtttgtatattaGAATGCATTACGTGTCTAGGTCATTGGTAGAGCTTACTATTTATAACATAGGTTGTTGATTCCAAAGGCTGACATAAGTATTTACATTCATGATGCTCTAAAACACTACTCTTTGTATTAGATTACTAAAAACTACTTCATCAGCTAAAGCTTCTACCAGCAAACAGTAGACTCCTCTTACAATATATGCTAGGAACGTCAGATTCTTGAAAACATGTCTGCACCTACCTGTTATACATTCAGTGTTAAGatgctgttgtttgtgtgtttccatccTTCCACCAGAACTACCTGTCTTCCAGAGGGAAGTCATGGAGAGATCTGCTCCAGGAGTCTTTGCAGTCCTTCCAGCAGGGAAACTACTATCCGTCAGGTGAGTCTTCAGATTGAAACCCATGAATACTTAGTGGTGGACTTTGAAGTCCACACTGTCATATAAAGAGAAAGCGTGGTAATATCCTTGACTCCGTCTCTGCCAGATTGGCGTATCTCTCCCAATGCCATCCTGTGCTTCTGTTGCGGCCTGCGAGCTTTCAAGGAGTTGGCCTACGAGTACAGACAGAACATCCCTTCACCTGAACTGCCGGGTCAGACAGACCAAAATAATTTTTAATGCCATTTCCgatttttacttttgtttttaggaTAATATTTCCCTTATCCTAAATGTCCAAGTAATTAATGTATTTGATGTTCTTTCTTCAGCTGCTGTAACATCTCGTCCCAATTGTTACTGGGGACGCAACTGTCGTACGCAGGTGAAGGCGCATCATGCAATGTAAGTCTTTTTACATATAAAGAaccacataaacacatttagacTAAGGAGTTATACGGGAGAATCGTGGTTTCAACTGCCATCAGTGAAACTGCATAATTGACCCCAGTTATGTGTTTCCTTGTGGGAAAATGGCATATCTTAAAATGTTGCAGACAATATATTTCTCCTCTCCTGTATTTACTAAATAACTTTGTCTTGATTCTCTGCCATACTATTTGTTAAAGAGTAGCCGATCCCTTGCTTTCACTCAAGTCACACAAACAACTATCATCATTGTTTtaagaatttttaaaaaaaatatatttttattttgaaaagccaaACTGTATAGCATCTTCGACAAGCCCGCTCAGTGATATCATcgcgatttttttttttggcccacGTTACCACTGACTCTTCAGGTTATTGAATCATAAATCTATTGTAAATAGTTCTGGATGTATTTTATACAGACAAGACGGAGAGACACTGGGTGCCAGCCCTGTGCATGTTGTTCAGTTATATTACCACAAGAGGGAGTCCTTGTATAAACCAGGTCCTGTAGACCCTCATGTCTGCTGTTTGAAGACCTGTATAAGCTTCATCTCATCTCTTTGGTGTTGGGGTTTTACATGAAGATCTTAATTTATGTGGtttctcttctttattttaatttcaggaAATTCAACCACATATGTGAGCAGACGCGTTTCAAGAGCTGAAGGAGCAGAGTGGTTTGTGTCTCCACCTAAGCGTCAAATGAAGATGACTGAGCATCTCTTAAGTTTTGTTGTGTCCATTGTAGCTAAAGGCCTTCCTAGATGTTA from Cyclopterus lumpus isolate fCycLum1 chromosome 9, fCycLum1.pri, whole genome shotgun sequence includes these protein-coding regions:
- the chfr gene encoding E3 ubiquitin-protein ligase CHFR isoform X2, with translation MDCYQRGRAWGKLVKVDSSDTVLLFNRECTVGRKKGCYLSFPANKLVSGEHCKIVQDESSGLVWLEDTSTNGTVINMSKLVKKQTHMLQTGDVIYFVYRKSEPEQNIAYVYHSIQMEHANSEHSYDMEGSAHSPAPVPPSEMSLSVEPVMLTKASVEDPQPSTSSSRFCIGSPTTSGPVATTAGPALNLAKDAAPAHEKDMDNMEPESKKRKTDDIKDYDLDSPKTSSTEAVCSTKGGLSSKLTVEVTKTDKMEESLTCVICQDLLHDCVSLQPCMHVFCAACYSGWMERSSLCPTCRCPVEKIRKNHILNNLVEAYLIQHPEKCRSDEDLKSMERRNKITQDMLQPKVERSFSDEEGSSDYLFDLSDNDSDSSDIGQPMVMCRQCPGYRREASQMLFATGSNYWLPCLPAPPPIPPPPKPATEERPATPTGEQPSTSSAIPPASQEYRCLPHGCHLICTCCLQPMPDRRAESNSEQVIAQRCAQCQRPFCHMYWGCQRIGCQGCLARFSELNLTDKCLDGVLNNNNYESDILQNYLSSRGKSWRDLLQESLQSFQQGNYYPSDWRISPNAILCFCCGLRAFKELAYEYRQNIPSPELPAAVTSRPNCYWGRNCRTQVKAHHAMKFNHICEQTRFKS
- the chfr gene encoding E3 ubiquitin-protein ligase CHFR isoform X1, with the protein product MDCYQRGRAWGKLVKVDSSDTVLLFNRECTVGRKKGCYLSFPANKLVSGEHCKIVQDESSGLVWLEDTSTNGTVINMSKLVKKQTHMLQTGDVIYFVYRKSEPEQNIAYVYHSIQMEHANSEHSYDMEGSAHSPAPVPPSEMSLSVEPVMLTKASVEDPQPSTSSSRFCIGSPTTSGPVATTAGPALNLAKDAAPAHEKDMDNMEPESKKRKTDDMFTVKDYDLDSPKTSSTEAVCSTKGGLSSKLTVEVTKTDKMEESLTCVICQDLLHDCVSLQPCMHVFCAACYSGWMERSSLCPTCRCPVEKIRKNHILNNLVEAYLIQHPEKCRSDEDLKSMERRNKITQDMLQPKVERSFSDEEGSSDYLFDLSDNDSDSSDIGQPMVMCRQCPGYRREASQMLFATGSNYWLPCLPAPPPIPPPPKPATEERPATPTGEQPSTSSAIPPASQEYRCLPHGCHLICTCCLQPMPDRRAESNSEQVIAQRCAQCQRPFCHMYWGCQRIGCQGCLARFSELNLTDKCLDGVLNNNNYESDILQNYLSSRGKSWRDLLQESLQSFQQGNYYPSDWRISPNAILCFCCGLRAFKELAYEYRQNIPSPELPAAVTSRPNCYWGRNCRTQVKAHHAMKFNHICEQTRFKS
- the chfr gene encoding E3 ubiquitin-protein ligase CHFR isoform X3 yields the protein MSKLVKKQTHMLQTGDVIYFVYRKSEPEQNIAYVYHSIQMEHANSEHSYDMEGSAHSPAPVPPSEMSLSVEPVMLTKASVEDPQPSTSSSRFCIGSPTTSGPVATTAGPALNLAKDAAPAHEKDMDNMEPESKKRKTDDMFTVKDYDLDSPKTSSTEAVCSTKGGLSSKLTVEVTKTDKMEESLTCVICQDLLHDCVSLQPCMHVFCAACYSGWMERSSLCPTCRCPVEKIRKNHILNNLVEAYLIQHPEKCRSDEDLKSMERRNKITQDMLQPKVERSFSDEEGSSDYLFDLSDNDSDSSDIGQPMVMCRQCPGYRREASQMLFATGSNYWLPCLPAPPPIPPPPKPATEERPATPTGEQPSTSSAIPPASQEYRCLPHGCHLICTCCLQPMPDRRAESNSEQVIAQRCAQCQRPFCHMYWGCQRIGCQGCLARFSELNLTDKCLDGVLNNNNYESDILQNYLSSRGKSWRDLLQESLQSFQQGNYYPSDWRISPNAILCFCCGLRAFKELAYEYRQNIPSPELPAAVTSRPNCYWGRNCRTQVKAHHAMKFNHICEQTRFKS